AGATCGTCAGCGAAGCCCTGGGCGCGCTGCGCATCAAGCTGGGTCACGACCTGAAGCTGCTGACGTGCGAATGGGCGCCGATGTGGGTCGTTGACTTCCCGATGTTCGAAGAAAACGATGACGGCAGCTTCTCGGCGCTGCACCACCCGTTCACCGCGCCGAAGTGCTCGCCGCAAGAGTTGGAGGCCAACCCGGCCACCGCTCTGTCGCGCGCTTACGACATGGTCCTGAACGGCACCGAACTGGGTGGCGGTTCGATCCGTATCCATCGCAAGGAAATGCAACAGGCAGTGTTCCGCCTGCTGGGCATCAACGAAGCCGAGCAGGAAGAGAAGTTCGGCTTCCTGCTTGACGCCCTGAAGTACGGTGCACCGCCCCACGGTGGCCTGGCCTTCGGCCTGGACCGCCTGGTGATGCTGATGACCGGCGCCCAGTCGATCCGTGAAGTGATCGCGTTCCCGAAAACCCAGAGCGCGGCCGATGTCATGACCCAGGCGCCGGGCGTGGTGGATGCCAAGGCATTGCGCGAGTTGCACATTCGTCTGCGTGAACAGCCAAAGGCTGAGTAAGGCCGGGACCTGAGCGGGCGCATCTTCGGATGCGCCTTTTCATTGGGGTCGATATTTCTGATTGCCGGCCACTGCGCAAGCGCCGGGCGGGCAATGTTCCAAAGAGAAACGGAGCGAGTTATGGCAGGTCATTCCAAGTGGGCGAACATCAAGCACCGCAAAGAACGTCAGGATGCCAAGAGAGGCAAGATCTTCACCAAGTGGATCCGTGAGCTGACGGTCGCGGCCCGCCAGGGTGGCGGCGATCCGGGTTCCAACCCGCGCTTGCGCCTGGCCCTGGACAAGGCGCTGGGTGCCAACATGAGCCGCGACATCATCGACCGGGCCATCGCCCGTGGCGCCGGTGCGACCGAGGCTGACAACGTTGAAGAGCTGACCTACGAAGGTTATGGCCCGGGCGGCGTGGCGGTGATGGTCGAATGCATGACCGACAACCGCAACCGTACTGCCGCCGCCGTGCGTCACGCGTTCAGCAAATGCGGTGGCAACCTGGGCACCGATGGTTCGGTGGCTTACCTGTTCGAGCGCAAGGGCCAGATCAGCTTCGCGCCGGGTCTCGATGAAGATGCCCTGACGGAGGCCGCCCTGGAGGCCGACGCCGATGACGTGGTCAGCCACGAAGACGGCTCGTTCGACGTGTTCACTTCGTTCGCC
The sequence above is drawn from the Pseudomonas sp. St316 genome and encodes:
- a CDS encoding YebC/PmpR family DNA-binding transcriptional regulator translates to MAGHSKWANIKHRKERQDAKRGKIFTKWIRELTVAARQGGGDPGSNPRLRLALDKALGANMSRDIIDRAIARGAGATEADNVEELTYEGYGPGGVAVMVECMTDNRNRTAAAVRHAFSKCGGNLGTDGSVAYLFERKGQISFAPGLDEDALTEAALEADADDVVSHEDGSFDVFTSFASFYAVRNVLEAAGFKPADAEIVMQPTTSAELDLEGAEKVLKLIDMLEDLDDVQNVYSNADIPESVAEQLG